A genomic stretch from Engraulis encrasicolus isolate BLACKSEA-1 chromosome 12, IST_EnEncr_1.0, whole genome shotgun sequence includes:
- the LOC134459824 gene encoding mucin-2-like, translating to MAVSFLRMGRSCGLKSFQVNVCASWNRLFVASYSSKLGGSQYKDVRRTHVKKAKPKPKLDVAQLLLSLGMKPPAARPATSTATKLAVKDASRLTKPIAPAPSTVKTSSPLPASDPASAAPPPPLPLRPAPSSSVDFKAAAAATAAHLPVGVSSSSSPATVSGASAAEAASTSTSLPSPHDGAASPQPDHDASSPVVMEALSASAVVKQSELTESQSTTASQETTGTRVVVDVVVEVPTPAEHQPASPSLVVDVDAGRISQTTSPFSTMDSESLSDPSPVSAIDSSLSPSDSLPPTDSISQAVASTSAEETESVLREDVAVAAPPEDIVSVTQRETEAPETMATETIMEVTDTLTIVQVIPRVSSNAEVVSATEVTSEVTSSTSAEEFPLDADTVVLEDVVIPDLSLDLDVVSLLEMESFLATTVSQLKPATAEDGSAEAPSSTPAADAIAPSEVSGGLEIAPFLEDSDVPDLTAHLEAVSLLEVASFLETVPAADATDRSKSPSQPTISLEDVTVPDLTPSLEAVSLFEVEEFLQDISATLGETEGGSDVVAATAASPQTDLSSDSLSPTAAADDAMSLLEIAPSLKDAAVPDLTAQLEAVSLLEVGQFLESVPDTTVAAAATVSTVTSDAASSEAVAATVTTVTSDAASSEAVAATVTTVTSDAASSEAVAATVTTVTSDAASSEASTTSTSLPPKDIVLLDSEPQLQSVVTPAPEAMTPEGQGATESSPLQQPVVSSDIPTDMSSETVATDSIPTASKEPVVSMTTALDTPPLETTAQEMSTAITEPVASTTPSTDTVSMVTPSDSLLTDVLTTPPSDQLTATSDTVTLETPSDAIPSTEPLDMLHGDTPSTITQSVSDPLTSATPSDALTAEMPSTDPQGSVASVTPTDTATSEIPSGTDTLVTPVLTSVTAATLIHTIASEISDTASSAAQHEDTLSTASAEPLASTTTSDPVEASATILDEETPEVVATTDDAVAHHVPQVAADDLTDEPAAAAATQQQTPEDAAESLIPAAAVGLTDSPVEETQDGPTDVLAGVTTEEVSPPSIEAHLDPVQRLFLEKIREYADLKMAGEGRLEDGSEFQHRLAEEEAKLQRLYGGHDLTQFPEFNFPEPNLDEVHTK from the exons ATGGCCGTCTCCTTCCTCAGAATGGGGCGAAGTTGTGGTTTGAAG TCGTTCCAGGTCAACGTGTGTGCCAGTTGGAACAGACTCTTTGTTGCCAGCTACAGCAGTAAATTGGGAGGCTCACAATACAAGGACGTCAGGAGAACACACGTCA AAAAGGCCAAGCCGAAGCCCAAGCTGGATGTAGCCCAGCTGCTCCTCTCTCTGGGGATGAAGCCTCCTGCGGCCAGACCAGCCACATCCACAGCCACCAAGCTCGCTGTGAAAGATGCTTCCAGACTGACCAAACCTATTGCACCTGCACCGTCAACTGTGAAGACGTCTAGTCCACTGCCTGCTTCAGATCCTGCATCTgctgcccccccaccaccccttccATTAAGACCAGCGCCATCATCATCAGTGGACTTTAAGGCTgcagctgctgctactgctgcccaTCTGCCCGTTGGggtatcttcctcttcctctcctgctacCGTGTCTGGAGCATCAGCAGCGGAGGCGGCGTCTACTAGTACCTCACTGCCGTCACCACATGATGGCGCTGCCTCTCCTCAGCCTGATCATGACGCCAGCAGCCCTGTTGTTATGGAGGCTCTCTCTGCGAGTGCTGTAGTAAAGCAAAGTGAACTAACTGAATCTCAATCCACTACCGCCTCTCAGGAGACAACAGGTACTCGAGTTGTTGTAGATGTTGTGGTAGAGGTACCTACCCCAGCAGAACATCAGCCTGCATCCCCCTCTCTTGTTGTTGATGTAGACGCTGGTAGAATTTCACAGACCACCTCCCCTTTTTCTACCATGGACAGTGAATCCCTGTCTGACCCCTCCCCTGTCTCTGCTATagactcctccctctccccttcagaCTCACTTCCCCCCACTGATTCCATTTCTCAAGCTGTCGCTTCAACAAGTGCTGAAGAAACGGAAAGTGTCCTACGGGAAGATGTGGCAGTCGCTGCCCCCCCAGAGGACATTGTATCAGTTACCCAACGGGAAACAGAAGCACCGGAGACTATGGCCACAGAGACTATTATGGAGGTAACAGACACACTAACTATCGTTCAAGTCATTCCTCGGGTATCATCCAATGCTGAGGTTGTTTCTGCCACAGAGGTAACCAGCGAGGTCACGTCATCTACCTCTGCAGAGGAGTTCCCTTTGGACGCCGACACTGTAGTACTCGAGGATGTTGTCATACCTGATCTCTCACTTGATCTTGATGTAGTCTCCCTCCTCGAGATGGAGTCTTTTTTGGCAACCACCGTCTCTCAACTTAAACCGGCGACAGCTGAAGACGGCAGTGCAGAAGCTCCCTCTTCCACTCCTGCTGCGGATGCTATAGCACCTTCAGAAGTCAGCGGCGGGCTTGAAATAGCGCCGTTTTTAGAAGACTCAGATGTGCCTGATTTGACTGCCCACTTAGAGGCAGTTTCTCTTCTGGAGGTTGCTTCTTTTCTAGAGACTGTACCTGCAGCAGACGCCACAGACCGCTCAAAGTCTCCTTCCCAGCCCACAATATCCTTAGAGGACGTGACCGTGCCTGACCTTACTCCATCATTAGAAGCAGTGTCTCTTTTTGAAGTTGAGGAGTTTTTGCAGGACATCTCTGCAACTTTAGGAGAAACAGAAGGAGGCTCTGATGtggtggcagcaacagcagcttcACCTCAGACTGATCTTAGTAGTGACTCTTTGTCACCAACTGCAGCTGCCGATGATGCCATGTCCCTGTTGGAAATCGCTCCGTCTCTTAAGGACGCAGCAGTCCCAGATCTCACAGCCCAGCTAGAGGCCGTGTCGCTCCTAGAGGTCGGGCAGTTTCTTGAGTCTGTGCCAGAtacaacagtagcagcagcagcaacggtgTCCACAGTGACCAGTGATGCTGCATCATCAGAAGCAGTAGCAGCAACGGTGACCACAGTGACCAGTGATGCTGCATCATCAGAAGCAGTAGCAGCAACGGTGACCACGGTGACCAGTGATGCTGCATCATCAGAAGCAGTAGCAGCAACGGTGACCACGGTGACCAGTGATGCTGCATCATCAGaagcctccaccacctccacctcgctGCCTCCTAAAGACATTGTTCTGCTTGATTCCGAGCCCCAATTACAGTCTGTTGTGACACCAGCACCTGAGGCTATGACTCCAGAAGGTCAAGGGGCAACAGAATCTTCACCATTACAGCAGCCCGTGGTGTCTTCAGACATCCCCACAGACATGTCCTCGGAGACTGTAGCTACAGACAGTATCCCTACAGCATCCAAAGAGCCAGTTGTTTCTATGACGACAGCCTTGGACACCCCTCCTTTggaaacaacagcacaagaaatgTCTACAGCCATCACAGAGCCGGTTGCCTCAACAACACCCTCCACTGACACCGTTTCCATGGTGACACCCTCAGATTCGCTTCTGACAGACGTGCTCACCACGCCCCCTTCAGACCAACTAACTGCCACTTCAGACACAGTTACCTTGGAAACACCCAGTGATGCAATTCCATCTACAGAACCCTTAGATATGCTGCATGgggacaccccttcaacaataaCGCAATCAGTTTCAGACCCACTGACCTCTGCCACACCCTCAGACGCACTTACCGCAGAAATGCCCTCCACAGATCCCCAGGGGTCAGTTGCTTCCGTAACACCCACCGACACAGCCACCTCTGAAATACCTTCAGGTACAGATACACTTGTCACGCCGGTCTTAACCTCAGTTACCGCtgcaacactcatacacacaatcgCCTCAGAAATCTCAGACACAGCTTCCTCTGCTGCACAGCATGAAGACACCCTTTCTACAGCATCTGCCGAGCCACTTGCATCCACAACTACGTCTGACCCAGTGGAAGCTAGTGCGACCATTCTAGACGAAGAGACTCCTGAAGTTGTTGCGACCACAGATGACGCAGTAGCACATCATGTCCCACAAGTGGCAGCGGATGATCTCACAGatgaacctgctgctgctgccgccactcAGCAGCAGACACCTGAAGATGCAGCTGAGAGCCtcatcccagcagcagcagttggtTTAACAGATTCTCCAGTGGAGGAGACCCAGGATGGCCCTACAGATGTGTTGGCAGGAGTGACCACAGAGGAAGTTAGCCCGCCGAGCATAGAGG CTCACCTGGACCCAGTGCAGCGGCTCTTCCTGGAGAAGATTAGGGAGTACGCGGACCTCAAAAT ggCTGGCGAAGGGCGGTTGGAGGATGGCTCAGAGTTTCAGCATCGCCTGGCAGAGGAGGAGGCCAAGCTGCAGAGGCTGTACGGGGGTCATGACCTCACACAGTTCCCAGAGTTCAACTTCCCTG AGCCCAACCTGGATGAAGTGCACACTAAATAA